A region from the Wansuia hejianensis genome encodes:
- a CDS encoding DUF3784 domain-containing protein, with translation MFSPTFDWVFAGIMGVLAVIFFAGKGNGILRAFSGKDTMAQKKKRTPEQEMRYQRAIAWFLLAIGLSEVLMAVLGFTYRWVPIVTMGIVILSMILLIIYLKKNFPE, from the coding sequence ATGTTTAGTCCAACATTTGACTGGGTGTTCGCAGGAATTATGGGTGTGCTTGCCGTAATATTTTTTGCAGGCAAGGGAAACGGAATTCTACGGGCATTTTCTGGAAAAGACACCATGGCTCAGAAGAAAAAGAGAACGCCGGAGCAAGAAATGCGTTACCAGAGAGCAATTGCCTGGTTCCTCCTGGCCATTGGCTTAAGCGAGGTACTGATGGCTGTGCTAGGCTTCACCTACCGATGGGTGCCGATCGTGACCATGGGGATCGTCATTCTCAGCATGATACTTCTGATTATCTATCTGAAGAAAAATTTTCCGGAATGA